The genomic window TATAAATTTGTGCACTCTTTTCTTCCTCTTATAGCAGCAGCCACAAAGCCCTTGTGTGCGCTGAAAATGGACTGCTTTTATGATTGGTTCATTGTCAGTAGCATTTTTCTTTGGCTATGCTAAATAAATTGAACTAAACATGCCCTCACCCTCCTCTTTGTTGTTATCGAATATGCTTCCTATTTGATTAGGATTGGCTTTGCAGTCATTTTTCGATGAGAAGCAAAGAATATGTAGGTTCTTTAGCAGTCAAATTTCCCAAGGTCTggctttttcaataataaatttCTTCAATATTGAAGCACTTAGATTCTGGATTGTCAAGGTGAGAGGTTTCTAGCTGAAGCCCCTTCATTGGGAATCTTTACGCTGTAACTGCATTAACAATCGTTGGTTTGCTGAAGTTGGTAAGCTCAGTGCTGTGAAGGGAAGCTGCTAGGAACTGGATTAGTTATCCAGTGGATAAAATATTAAACGAGAAAAAGGGAGAGCAACAATGCTATATGCATCATTTAAAATCAACCCAAAGGAGGTTTGCTTCTCTGTTTCAGAGTTAATTATCAACCTGATACCAAAATCCATTAAGGATTTTATGATGGATAGGAATGGAGACTAATCGTCTAAAGATGGACTATAGAGTGGTTTGGTTCAATGGGTCGAACCTGATGAGGATAAGATTGTTAAGAGAAAGAAatgcttttgtttttgtttcttcttttacaTGCTTGGTCTAATTTTGTGCAAGGAAAGAAAGTATTACTCCTTTTATGTACCACTGCCCACTGGTGCATCTAAGAGGCATTCGCAAATCAGTTACTGGCAGAAATTCCTAAATTGTATTCTGTTTAGCACCTTAGCTATTCCCATGGATACAGGACCAAATTACAAGCTACGTCTAAGCAGTTTTATGAGTTCATTTCAAAGGTGGACTGGAATACTGCTAGAGCTGCTGAGATTTAGCAATAGATTGATGGTTAATAGTTGTTTTGATCCTTAAGCAATTCTAACAGATGCTGATTCATGACATTCGAAGTAAATTCCGTAGATTACTGTTTGACATATGTTCTTCTTGCAGTTTAATGCCTTGAAAGGAAACCTAAGGCATTTCAGCCTGATTCCACCAGGTGGTGGTGGTATCCTGACGCATTCTTTGGCACATATTGCATCCTGGTTAAAGGTGACAAAAAATGGGATTGACTTTTCACATAATAATAGATCCAAGTCCCTGAAAGAATCTCATGCTTGCCTTTTGACTATCTAATAGGTAAAAGAAGTTGACGAATCTAGTGAAGGGATCGAGAGTATAATCAGTAGAGTTGAAAATTACTTGGCTGAAGGAAAGCTTGTTGAAGCAGCTTCCATTCTTGAACAAGGTGTCAAAGGTAGCCAAGCGGAGGAGATTATTGGTGATTGGGTGAAACGAGCGAGGAATAGGGCCATCACGGAGCAAGCATTAACAATACTTCAATCTTATGCTACTTGCATCAGTCTTACCTAATCTCCCAGTCCTGAATATTTGGTTCCCCTCAGGTATGGAACTTTAAAACCTCATTGAATTAGCGGTTAAAGGTAAAGAAATTTTCTGGCTTTCCTAGTCAACATAACAGCAACCATATCTGTCTTTTTGCTTTTGGGAAACCTATATcacgatttttttttctttaaactgTGTAGATCGTCCCCACGATCCtccaaataaaattttggtttccATATTTTTTAGAGGCCTTCATTTTGCAAGTAAACTTATGATTATTATAAACAACAGGCGTTCTATAGAGCCAATTTCTTGTTCTCTTATGAAGATTGTAATAACGATGCATCATTTTCTTGAACATATGTTAGGTGAGAGTTCAGTTTAGTTGATTCATGCAGCTACACTAGGACCTAGGTGAGAGTTCAGTTTAGTTGATTCATGCAGCTACACTAGGACCTATCCTAGGGATGTGTTGTCTTGGGCAAGGAGGTTTTTTAAATTCGGACCAACTTGGCTCGAATTATTGTTTAAtaataactatttttattttaatctaaaatatgaATTTCAGAGTTATTAGTTGGATATATACATATACTGATGAGAGAGGGTATTGTAAGCAAACAGATTAGCTAAACACAGACACATGTCATGTTGGTTGCGTTGTTGTATGGTTCTGTGTTTTTAAATGAACGGGTTGGTATATATATATCGTCTCCTCCACtgttattaattttgatttaaggtGAAATTGTTGAACATgtcctaattttaattttaattttaattttaattttaataactacaATATTTTTCgttgaaacaaaattttaagtttaatttatagcTGAATAACCTTTTCTTTTCTAGAAGTTGACACCACTCTCCGTaaattgtttctttctttttctcttaatttctGTCAAAAGAAATATTGCTTTAAAaagtaagaaaatatttttttttaaaaagtgtaaATGCCAAAAACctcgtaaaataattaaaaagttgaCTAAATCTTTCATTAAAAACCACACCTAATTGAAcctttaaaattatgaaatacattaacttcaaaataaaaattatgaaacacTTAATCAAGTCTTTGAAATATTGTTTATCATCAAAGCTTTTTGATGGATTGATATGAAAAAATGATAATATGGTAGTAAGTTAGAAATTAAAAAGAGAATattgaaatattataaaattattaaagattacaaaaataatttataaaatttataaaaaaatattaaagagttactaaaaattatttaaatattatagaaCTTCTagaaaatcatataaaatatagaaaattattaaaaaatagttataaaattatagaaaaattataaaaatgagaaattatagaaattatgaaaattctacaaaaaaattACTACTTTTTTTCCTTATACTATGCTTAGGTCACAAATATATTTTCTTGACGGTTTGCTAAacgaatgaaaaataaaattaaaaaaatttagaaaaaaaaatattttcttttggctAGTCCAAGATGCTGAACAACaaagtttgatttttgaaaaacaccaTTATTTTGGGAATGTACACGCGGTAAAAATTTTACGCCAATCAATTGAGATATGGTATGCTACAAGTGAATATTTGCGACAATAAATGAATTCTAATTTTAGAATGATTGACCCGTTTAACCCTGTCCATATAATATCTTTTTTAGGAGCTAGAGAAATGCATTTAAGTAAACGTTTAATGGTATTAATTTATTCaaggttttaattaatttctttaactGAGTAATGGtgtacttaaaaataaaaaattatatttagtgGGAATAAACAAACATGGCATCACATTGAAGTCCCCAGCCAATGATTGAAAattgatatatgaaaatgatgggaTTAGTGTCTTAATCAAATGTCACAGCATGGGCCTTTGCCTGGGTTCATTTATGAGTTGAGTCTCAATCATAAATCAAGTTCCATGAAAGAATCTATACCAATAAACAACATTAGGGAGatcataatatatattttgtaccaCATCAATGATTTATTGATAATTTCGACATTTGtaacatgctatttttagctTAGGAATCTTAATTTACGTGATTTTGAGTTGGAatcaattttgattttaaaaatggaGTCCTTTCGAGTTTAAATTAGGTTAGTTATTTAAGTTTTCAATTGAgctttttaaattatataatctcAAGTTGATATAATTTAGATTTAACTCGTCTCATATTTAGATCATTTTAgattaaaatcattttagttttattttaaatttaaactactttgaattaaaattattttaaacttacATGGGTTTCAAGTTTGAATTGTTAATTTTTATGATTCAATTAAATTTGATCAGATTCAGTTTTAAGTTGATTAAGTCATATTTTCAAATTCAAGTTAAAATTGATAGCTTAATTGTATCATATTTTAAGTTCTCCTTTAATACTATTGTTTAGGCAACCAAAAAATTAAGATGGctactgatttttttttaattttaaaattttagattaataaatttaataaataattttctctatgttaataatcaaatttaaattttattatttaaaaaataaagggagtaaattattaaaaataaaaattaaattacaaatttataaagaatacatatacttgtattatattttaatcaagtaaaaaatgttaataacaggacatttttattttttagggttaaatataaaattggtacaAAAAATTATCCACTTCTCTCAAATTGatacttataattttttatgtccCAGATTGGTACTCAAACTTTTTTTCCATCCATGAAATTAGATTGACATCAGCAAAAACATGTTTGTTTAGGATTGTAGAGTCAACAACATAAAGTGGACGGAAAAAAAGTTGAACGACCAATATGAGAGAAGTGAATAAGTTTAAGTCtcaattttgtatttatatgtttttaatcaaatatgtaaagtttttaaactttttatttaaacAGTTCAACTAACactcatttaattttaatataaattttttataaaaatatttttacataaaattttgacaatAATCTCGGAAGTTTTAAAAATTCTTACAATATGGACAGCATATGAATGGTGAGTGAAATTAAATTAGGCAAGGGCAACTTGGTCCGTGAAATAAGTTTAGAGACAAAAAGTAATGCATTATTAGAAGGaactaattaatgattaaattaaaagaattgtaCTTATTAGGTGTATCTTACTGTCTAGGAGAAGCCTAATTTTGCCTTGACACAATCACAGTATCTATTATTGTTACCACAAAAACAGAATATCCAGTCAATTAAGAGAGAGGACCATTACCCAGGGTTTCTTTTTTGGCTTGCCTAATTTTaaacctcttttcttttttttgcttaatcaatatttatatttttttattaatttgattaactTAAATTTCACCAAGAAgagttaaataattatttttttaaacaggaatattgattaaaatattaattttttaataatattactgTAGCAACTCACGAGACAGTCCATGTATATTTCATGCTAACATAAaactatttataaaatattaaaacaacaaaaattcagaattcaaataaaaaatttataaaaaattcataattttttttaaaaaaaacatggaGTATACGTAGCTTGTCATGCCTGTAATGTTTAAAAAACTAACATTTTACTTCTAAAAACAActaacattttaataaatatttacgtacAAAAAAAATTCGGCTCTTTTTGAATGGTTAATGATCAAATTCGactatttttaaaagattaaaagtaaaatttaactaaaaaaccTAATtagcaaaaaattaaatttaccattatatattttttaattactttctttttctttttcatatttattgGTTAGTGGATCATGGTACACAATATTGTAAGATTGGAATGgaattgttaaaaataaaattagaaaatttaaatttaaattatttttcatcgAATGAACCTAAAATTctcaatttaaccaaataattttaatgaccgaaattcaatttaatttacacgcaatttatcattaattaaatttgtttgcATTTACATTACACATTCTAAATATTAGAGGGCAAATTATACAAATGATCATTTAATTATATTCacatctaattttaaaaatttttaattttaacaccAATGTATGAATTCGTTCCTGTTTTGATCACCCGCCATTAAATTGATTACGTAACGTCTTTTTCTAACTAATACaataacacatttagtcatcAATACTTTCATATTCTATCGATTTGATCTTAactctaaataattcaataaatttaatccttcacatttacaaattttatcaatttgattctcaaacttcctaaccaaagttttcaacttttaaaatacaGGTACTCCACATCTATTAATTGTGTTATTTATGGTTGAAATTATCTAATTCTATACAtaacccttttattttatatttttaagaagttagtgttagaaattaactaaacaccattaaaaataatagaaaatataaattttagaattataatatatactaataatatataaataatttaatatttttgaaagtaaTTCTTCACCCTGACTagcataattttagtttttaattaatttagtaaataatttgACACTAAATTAGATTAATAGTTATACACATTGCTTATTgtggatttaaaaattaaaagcaaataattaaaaataaatagaacaaatagtaatctcttaatcaatttataaaataaaaaaatcattatcaatGTAACAAATGGACATTCAAttaattcttttacatttttttcttgtgaaaaattaaatgttcataatttttcttatataattattgattgaacaacTGGATTTTTTCATGACATATTTTTTAAGCCTTAATTTCCAATTTGAAGAACCAACTTCGAGGACTATTTCTAAGTATCTTGATGGGAATATCATACTGTTATCAAGAGtaaatctaaattattttttaaaaggtttttccattttcttttgtcaaaattttgtgaatcaaagtgttataaaatattatatttagaagaagactaatgagaaaaagaaaagccaATAAAGTTTCAAGATAAACTCATTGTATCAAGAATTGACTTGGCAAATGACTcgttagtttcttttctttttttgcgtTTTACAAATTTACAGATGTGGAATGTCTCTATTTAAAAACTTGAaagctttgagtagaaagtccgaggattaaattatagaatttgtaaatgtgaagggttaaatttattgaattatttggaAGTAGTATctaattgatagaatatgtaagtattgaaGACTAAATATATTATTCTACTAGTTAAAAAAATGCTTTCAATTAACCGCGAGTGACTAAAACagaaataaattcaaatattagtatctaaattgaaaagttttaagatTAGATGGGAACACAAACATAATTGGGATGCGTGGATAATTTTAATTCATGTTAGAAAATTATTCGAATTATGAACGTTACAAAAGCCGAGCTCAAAACACAAGAAGCCAAGCTGAGCCGAGCCGACCCGAAAAGTAGACCCTTCAAGTTGTCGGTGGTTCACTGAAAGCGTCGGCTGTAACTGTAAGCGAGCTgatttaaaaaggaaaaggaaaaattagaaCAGAGAGAAAAAGTAGaagaacaaatataaaatatgtatatataggaGTATTTATCTTTTCATCATTTCTCTAGTTATTGTTTTTCTCATATCAAATCAAGAATTGATTAATTGTTCTCTCTTTAAAGGTTTGCTTCTCTACATCTCTTTTTTTAATTCTTTGCATCGAGTTTTGATTCtttaattctttatttaattctttaatttagtGGAAAACAATTCATTTCAGTTTTCTGTTTTCTCtcctaatgaaaagaaaaaatcagAGTGTTGGAAATGTGATTCATTTCTCGATTCGTTTTCTTTCGTTTTAGTTTACTAGTATTAGCTGCATTGGATTTTTGCTCTTTCGAGATACACTTATTGTTGAATTATGATGATTTATGCTTGATCTGGATTTGATTGATAGATTTCTCATTTAATTTATTTCGGTTACTGTTTGGCAggatattttaatgttttgacgACGCGTAGTGGCTGAATCTGGAGAGGGGCTAAGTTTTTTCTTAGATTCAGCGAATCTTGCACTAAAGAAGCAAAGCTGGCAGCGACACTCGCTTGGCGGTTTGCTGCTAACAATAGCAGCGGCCTTGCTGCTAATGATATGGTATGTTTCTAGTTTTTAGACTTCAGTCTTTGGATAATTTAGCATTAAGGGTATGGATTGTGAATTTATGATATTTTCCAATTATGAAGTTTAGGTGGTCTTTTTTCTACTGTATTTAGATCTCATTTTGCAATCATTGGTAATAAATAAATGCATCCTTTTAGTAGATAATTTGTTTCTTTAAGCTGGGAAAACAGTGTATCTGGCGGCGATCATTTGGAAATGCAATTCAATAGtaataaaatctgaaaaaaatttgaatgatGAGACCCCAAAATTTTATTGTAATGTGTTGGTTGAAtgcctttttctctttttggaaATATATTTATACTGATATTTAAGATCTGATGTTCGAACATGCTAGCTTGGATTAATGCTGTCTGTTGGCTCCATTTCTTTTAAAGTTTCCCTTTTccatagagatcagtttagagaTATATGCTTAGTGATGCTTCTGTCGCTGTATTCTCTGATTTTCTCCAACTACCATATGGTAGGTAATTGGTATTATTGGAGTCTCCAAGACCACAAACTCCCCCCTCCCCCTTCTCTTTGACCCACTcatctctgaaaaagaaaaaaaatggggaAATGAAATACTAAATGTATATGTCAACTTCATCTAACCCCTGGAATTATCATCAGGGATGTGAGTTACCTAAATACCCTTGGATCTGATTTCTCCAATGCTTTTCTTGTATATGTTCTCTATATCTTGTTGTAGCTTCTTATGGTCATCGtatattatgtttttttctttcacATGGCTAGTTCAATGTGGCGAATGTCTAGTTGTAAGCATTTTACATCATTACATTCCTATGTCTATGGTTGCAGGAAAAAAATGGGGATGCCAAACTTCAAGATTCGGAGCTCCCAACTCCACATTCAGTTATGAAAATGGGTTTGAGGTTGGTTTATGCTTTATTATTTGTAAATATTGTGCAAGGATAGGAGGAACATTGCAGCATGAAGAACCGAGCATATGTGATTAAGTAATTCTTTGCTTGGAGTCGTTTACTAAATTTGGAACAGACTAAATTTTCTGTACAAAAACAGCATAAAGTTTCTCCTTTTTGGCAATGATAGCATACTGCTTAGCTAACTACTTATGTTGTCATTCTAGCTTCCGCACAGAATATATATGTTGCCTTCCTTTGGTATTTTCAGTGAATTTGACTAGGGTTTTATGATCATAGCCTCATAGGCCTCATTATTCCACTATTTGGCTGTTTTCATTGTGCTTCCATaagcctcttttttttttttgctgctcCTCATGGGTTGTAACTGATAGTGTCTGCTTTGGTATCAATCCCCTGGTGTCCATGATAATATCTATATTCTCCCATTCTCTGGTGATCTCTATGATTATTAGCTGTTATAATTCTATCTTGACCATCTCATGGCCTAAAACTAGGGATCGTACAAGTAGCATGGAGGATCCAGATGGGACATTGGCAAGTGTTGCAAAATGCATCGAACAGTTGCGGCAGAGTTCCTCATCTTTACAAGAGAAAGAGCATTCCTTAAGGCAATTGCTAGAACTCATTGACACACGTGAAAATGCCTTCAGTGCTGTTGGTTCTCACTCTCAGGCAGTTCCAGTTCTTGTCTCTCTTCTCCGATCTGGATCACTTGGAGTGAAGATTCAAGCTGCAACTGTTTTAGACTCACTCTGTAAGGAGAATGAACTAAGGGTTAAAGTCTTGCTTGGGGGCTGCATACCACCATTGCTCGGTCTCCTCAAGTCCAGCTCTGCAGAAGGACAAATTGCAGCAGCTAAGACCATCTATGCTGTTTCACAAGGGGGTACAAAGGATCATGTTGGATCAAAGATTTTTTCAACTGAAGGAGTTGTGACAGTGCTTTGGAAGCAGCTACAGAATGGGCTCAAGACAGGAGACTTGGTTGATAACTTATTGACTGGAGCCTTAAAAAACCTTGCAAGCAGCACAGAGGGATTTTGGTCGGCGACAGTACAGGCTGGAGGAATTGATATACTTGTAAAGTTGCTCACAACCAGACGGTCAAGCACTCAAGCTAATGTCTGCTTTCTTCTTGGGTATATGATAATGGAGGATGCATCTGTTTGTTCTAAGGTATTGGCTGCTGAAGCTACAAAAGAATTGCTTAAACTATTAGGACCTGATAATGAAGCCTCCGTTAGAGCTGAGGCTGCAGGCGTCGTTAAGTCTCTCTCTGCTCAGTGCAAAGAAACTAGACGGGAAATAGCTAGTCTCAATGGTATACCTGCTTTAATAAACGCTACTATAGCTCCTTCAAAAGAATTCATGCAAGGTGAGTATGCCCAAGCATTACAGGAGAATGCTATGTGTGCTTTGGCCAACATTTCTGGTGGTTTATCATATGTCATCTCTAGCCTCGGTCAAAGCCTTGAGTCATGTTCTTCACCTGCTCAGACTGCTGACACACTTGGGGCTTTAGCTTCAGCTTTAATGATTTATGACAGGAAAGCAGAATCCACTAGAGCATCAGATCCTCTGGGTATTGAGCAGACTTTAGTTAATCAGTTCCAACCTGGCTTACCATACCTTGTGCCAGAACGTACAATAGAAGCCCTAGCCAGTTTGTATGGGAATACTATCCTCTCaattaaacttgtgaattctgaTGCAAAAAGGTTACTTGTTGGATTGATCACCATGGCAACCAACGAAGTCCAGGAAGAGCTTATAAGAGCTCTCCTTGCTCTTTGCAACAATGAAGTCAGTCTATGGCGTGCACTTCAAGGGCGTGAAGGTGTTCAGCTGTTGATATCACTTCTTGGCCTTTCATCAGAACAACAGCAAGAATGTTCAGTTGCACTGCTTTGCCTTCTATctgatgaaaatgatgaaagtAAGTGGGCCATTACTGCTGCTGGTGGCATTCCTCCACTCGTTCAAATTCTGGAAACTGGTTCTGTGAAGGCTAAGGAAGATTCGGCATTGATCCTGAAGAATCTTTGCAATCACAGTGAAGATATACGTGCATGTGTTGAAAGTGCTGATGCTGTTCCTGCACTATTATGGCTGCTCAAGAATGGAAGCCCAAATGGGAAAGAAATTGCAGCAAAGACTTTGAACCATTTAATTCATAAATCTGATACAGCTACTATCAGCCAGCTGAGTGCATTATTAACCAGTGACCTACCGGAATCTAAAGTATATGTTTTGGATGCTTTGAGAAGTATGCTTTCAGTTGTCCCCTTCCATGATATGTTGCGTGAAGGTAGTGCTGCAAGTGATGCCATGGAGACCATGATTAAAATATTGAGTTCAACTAAGGAAGAAACTCAGGCGAAGTCTGCATCAGCTTTAGCTGGGATATTTGAATCCAGGAAGGACTTTCGTGAAAGTAAAATTGCTGTAAAAACTCTTTGGTCAGTGATGAAGCTGCTAAATGTTGAATCTGGAAACATCTTAGTAGAGTCCTGTCACTGCCTTGCTACAATATTTCTTTCAATTAAGGAGAACCGGGATGTTGCTGCCATTGCTCGAGATGCAATGACTCCCTTAGTTGCACTTGCTGACTCTTCAGTTCTTGAAGTTGCGGAGCAGGCTGTTTGTGCCCTATCAAATCTTATGTTGGATACAGAAATATCAGATACGGCAATTGCTGAACAAATTATTCTGCCTTCTACTCGGATTTTACGTGAAGGAACTCTTTCTGGGAAGACTCATGCAGCAGCAGCAATAGCACGCCTGCTCCATTCAAGACGAGTTGATTATGCCATAACTGATTGTGTGAACCGTGTTGGATCAGTTCTTGCTCTAGTTTATTTTCTAGAATCTGCCAGAGTTGGATCTGCTGCCATAGGAGAGGCACTAGATGCACTTGCTATTCTGTCTAGATCAGAAGTGGTTGGTAGTCAAATAAAACCCACATGGGCAGTTTTAGCTGACTTTCCAAAAAGCATAACTCCAATGGTTTTGACTATTTCTGATGCAACACCCTTGTTACAGGATAAAGCTATTGAGATACTGTCACGACTTTGCTGTGATCAACCAGTTGTTCTAGGAGATGCTGTTGCTAGTGCTTCTGATTGCATATCATCAATTGCTAGAAGGGTGATCAGTTCCCCTAACTTAAAGGTCAAAATCGGGGGCACTGCACTTCTGATATGTGCAGCAAAAGTTAATCACCAAAGAGTGGTGGAAGatctcaatcaatcaaattcttCTAACTATCTAATTCAATCACTTGTTGCAATGCTGGTATCTGGAGAGTCGTCCTTGGCAAATTTGCATAGTGGTGATCAGGATGCCATTAGCATCTGTAGGCATGCTAAAGAAGAAGCCAGGAATGGGGAATCAGATGCAGGCACAGCAGTTATTTCTGGTACCAATTTGGCTATATGGCTACTTTCTGTTATTGCTTGTCATAATGAAAAGAGTAAAACTGCAATAATGGAGGCTGGAGCAGTTGAAGCTGTCACCGAGAGAATCTCTAAACGATCTTCCCAATATGCTCAGGTATTTAgtctttttgtttttaattattcatttaaaatagtGTTGATAAGAATAAAATATATGGTGCATATAgtgatatataaaatttattgatatttttccTTGTCCGTCTGTCCAATTGTGGTTATGCTCCTTCTGTCCTCATTTTAGTAAAACTGTTTCCATCGTCTGGCATTGCAGATTGATTTTAAGGAAGATAACAGCATATGGATTTGTGCATTATTGCTAGCAATCTTATTTCAAGATAGAGATATCATTCGCGCGCATCCAACAATGAAATCTATACCAGTTCTGGCAAATTTAGTGAAGTCAGAGGTATCGGCGAACAGATACTTTGCTGCACAAGCATTAGCCAGTTTAGTCTGTAATGGTAGCAGAGGGACTCTTCTATCTGTTGCAAATTCAGGGGCTGCTGGTGGGCTTATCTCCTTGCTTGGCTGTG from Gossypium hirsutum isolate 1008001.06 chromosome D12, Gossypium_hirsutum_v2.1, whole genome shotgun sequence includes these protein-coding regions:
- the LOC107945523 gene encoding protein CELLULOSE SYNTHASE INTERACTIVE 1 isoform X2 — encoded protein: MEKNGDAKLQDSELPTPHSVMKMGLRDRTSSMEDPDGTLASVAKCIEQLRQSSSSLQEKEHSLRQLLELIDTRENAFSAVGSHSQAVPVLVSLLRSGSLGVKIQAATVLDSLCKENELRVKVLLGGCIPPLLGLLKSSSAEGQIAAAKTIYAVSQGGTKDHVGSKIFSTEGVVTVLWKQLQNGLKTGDLVDNLLTGALKNLASSTEGFWSATVQAGGIDILVKLLTTRRSSTQANVCFLLGYMIMEDASVCSKVLAAEATKELLKLLGPDNEASVRAEAAGVVKSLSAQCKETRREIASLNGIPALINATIAPSKEFMQGEYAQALQENAMCALANISGGLSYVISSLGQSLESCSSPAQTADTLGALASALMIYDRKAESTRASDPLGIEQTLVNQFQPGLPYLVPERTIEALASLYGNTILSIKLVNSDAKRLLVGLITMATNEVQEELIRALLALCNNEVSLWRALQGREGVQLLISLLGLSSEQQQECSVALLCLLSDENDESKWAITAAGGIPPLVQILETGSVKAKEDSALILKNLCNHSEDIRACVESADAVPALLWLLKNGSPNGKEIAAKTLNHLIHKSDTATISQLSALLTSDLPESKVYVLDALRSMLSVVPFHDMLREGSAASDAMETMIKILSSTKEETQAKSASALAGIFESRKDFRESKIAVKTLWSVMKLLNVESGNILVESCHCLATIFLSIKENRDVAAIARDAMTPLVALADSSVLEVAEQAVCALSNLMLDTEISDTAIAEQIILPSTRILREGTLSGKTHAAAAIARLLHSRRVDYAITDCVNRVGSVLALVYFLESARVGSAAIGEALDALAILSRSEVVGSQIKPTWAVLADFPKSITPMVLTISDATPLLQDKAIEILSRLCCDQPVVLGDAVASASDCISSIARRVISSPNLKVKIGGTALLICAAKVNHQRVVEDLNQSNSSNYLIQSLVAMLVSGESSLANLHSGDQDAISICRHAKEEARNGESDAGTAVISGTNLAIWLLSVIACHNEKSKTAIMEAGAVEAVTERISKRSSQYAQIDFKEDNSIWICALLLAILFQDRDIIRAHPTMKSIPVLANLVKSEVSANRYFAAQALASLVCNGSRGTLLSVANSGAAGGLISLLGCDDVDIQELLDLSEEFALVRYPDQVALERLFRVEDIRVGAASRKAIPALVDLLKPIPDRPGAPFLALGLLTQLGKDCPSNKIVMVESGALEALTKYLSLGPQDATEEAATDLLGILFTSAEIRRHEAAFGAVSQLLAVLRLGGRAARYSAAKALESLFSADHIRNAESARQAVQPLVEIINTGMEREQHAAIAALVRLLSENPSKALAVGDVEMNAVDVICRILSSNCSMELKGDAAELCCVLFGNIRIRSTMAAARCVEPLVSLLVSEFSPAQHSVVRALDKLVDDEQLAELVAAHGAVVPLVGLLYGNNYMLHEAISRTLVKLGKDRPACKMEMVKLGVIDSILDIFHEAPDFLCAAFAELLRILTNNATITKGPSAAKLVEPLFQLLSVPEFGPDGQHSALQVLVNVLEHPQCRAGYTLTSHQAIEPLIPLLDSPAPAVQQLAAELLSHLLLEEHLQKDAVTQQVIGPLIRILGSGIHTLQQRAVKALVSIALIWPNEIAKEGGVCELSKVILQADPLLPHALWESAASVLASILQFSSEFYLEVPVAVLVRLLRSGSEGTVIGALNALLVLESDDGTSAEAMAESGAIEALLELLRSHQCEETAARLLEVLLNNVKIRETTAIKTAIVPLSQYLLDPQTQAQQARLLATLALGDLFQNETLARSADAVSACRALVNVLEDQPTEEMKVVALCALQNLVMHSRSNKRAVAEAGGVQVVLDLIGSSDPETSVQAAMFVKLLFSNHTIQEYASSETVRAITGLHH